A stretch of bacterium DNA encodes these proteins:
- a CDS encoding TonB-dependent receptor produces the protein MRNFNLRASYLALSVLLLAGLAFAANTGVVKGKVTDRKTGEVLTGVNVQVEGTELGNASDADGKYEIINVPPGTYTVIASYLGYNEEKVTNVLVVQDNVATVDFKMSNTVIDIGTKVEVTAEKWHPVQRTNVTVERVITDKDFKRLPVTNLSDLVGMQAGVTQTANTGWTHIRGGRYDDVAYLVDGVSAQDALVGTLWSSPKPTADALQSVVVITGGFDAEYGQAMSGIIKAVTKEGGEKTNGHVAYTTDDFFPQNTGYNYGYNRIALSLGGPTPIWNRLRYFLSADFFRTADDAGVRYKVNEPRGEYALEGNVTLQMPKEFFLTKQGLRFTLDAYGSDYQWQAWGNSWKYDLAALYANRVRSYKANFTINHMLSQSTVYEAKVGMFQTSLIRTNRNFDAEAADTTGVWGALRKAGIWNRYIFRAEDWVFNNPEGLDKQNAILQLYRSYWLSPSGDTVYAHPGKKNWQSPYQLVDNPWGVASLFYTEGDAGVWHYRATDQVLGKVDLTHTVSKIHEIKTGIDITQYSLSVYENSLPWDQNPFWDAYNYKPLLASAYIQDRADFEDLVVRAGVRFDYLDSKAEVRAFPESLGSREVIADSMLPVPAKYRLAPRLGLSYPITERVKFRFSYGHFYKNPEFIDLYTYNDRTAAELRSRGNVIVGNADMGAEKTIAYEMGFDSQLSDIFEFDVTAFYKDVFDLAGVRVVHALPQPYSEYYNVEYARIQGFEATMSKTLSQYWSSSIGYTYQVAKGTASTATTQYQRTTPLQLDYYLDQDIRHSLHADLAFLFPSDFKVVPMRDVELSGVFSYNTGSPYTPTDQKGNQIGLSNSARLPSSYDLDGRIGKDFRVFGLAFSLTCDITNILNTEIITNVFSTTGKPDYTGAIITPEQFSASGFLFGDYYYHPARDYNHDGFITQSEQYLSYMKAYTDANTPPTYYGPPRKIRVGLSLSF, from the coding sequence ATGAGGAATTTCAATCTTCGCGCTTCATATTTGGCGCTGTCCGTGCTGCTCCTGGCCGGGCTGGCGTTCGCCGCGAACACCGGCGTGGTCAAGGGCAAGGTGACGGATAGGAAAACCGGCGAGGTGCTGACCGGGGTCAACGTGCAGGTCGAGGGGACCGAACTCGGCAACGCCAGCGACGCCGACGGCAAGTACGAGATCATCAACGTCCCGCCCGGCACCTACACCGTGATCGCGTCATACCTGGGCTACAACGAAGAGAAGGTGACCAACGTGCTGGTCGTGCAGGACAACGTCGCGACCGTCGACTTCAAAATGTCGAACACAGTCATCGACATCGGCACGAAGGTCGAGGTAACCGCCGAGAAGTGGCACCCGGTGCAACGGACGAATGTCACGGTGGAACGGGTCATCACCGACAAGGACTTCAAGCGATTGCCGGTGACCAACCTGTCAGACCTGGTCGGCATGCAGGCGGGCGTGACCCAGACCGCCAATACGGGCTGGACCCACATCCGCGGCGGCCGGTACGACGATGTGGCCTACCTGGTCGACGGCGTGTCCGCGCAGGACGCGCTCGTCGGCACGCTCTGGTCGTCACCCAAGCCGACCGCCGACGCCCTGCAGTCGGTTGTCGTCATCACCGGCGGGTTCGACGCCGAGTACGGTCAGGCCATGTCCGGCATCATCAAGGCCGTGACCAAAGAGGGCGGGGAGAAGACGAACGGACACGTTGCCTACACGACCGACGACTTCTTCCCCCAGAACACCGGTTATAACTACGGGTATAACCGGATCGCGCTATCGCTGGGCGGCCCGACACCGATCTGGAACCGTCTCCGCTACTTCCTGTCGGCGGATTTCTTCCGGACCGCCGACGACGCCGGCGTCCGCTACAAGGTCAACGAACCCCGCGGTGAGTACGCGCTCGAGGGTAACGTGACCCTGCAGATGCCGAAGGAGTTCTTCCTGACGAAACAGGGATTGAGGTTTACGCTCGATGCCTATGGTTCTGACTACCAGTGGCAGGCCTGGGGCAACTCCTGGAAGTATGACCTGGCCGCGCTCTACGCGAACCGGGTCCGGTCGTACAAAGCGAACTTCACCATCAACCATATGCTTTCGCAGAGCACGGTCTACGAGGCGAAAGTCGGCATGTTCCAGACCTCGCTGATTCGAACCAACCGCAACTTCGACGCCGAGGCGGCGGACACGACCGGGGTCTGGGGCGCACTCCGAAAGGCCGGTATCTGGAACCGCTACATCTTCCGTGCCGAGGACTGGGTATTCAATAACCCCGAGGGGCTGGACAAGCAGAACGCCATACTCCAGCTCTACCGGTCTTACTGGCTCTCGCCGAGCGGAGACACGGTCTACGCGCACCCGGGCAAGAAGAACTGGCAGTCCCCATACCAGTTGGTTGACAATCCGTGGGGCGTGGCCAGCCTCTTCTACACCGAGGGCGATGCCGGGGTCTGGCACTACCGCGCGACCGACCAGGTACTGGGCAAGGTCGACCTGACCCATACGGTATCGAAAATCCACGAAATCAAGACCGGCATCGACATCACGCAGTACTCGCTCTCGGTCTACGAGAACTCGCTGCCCTGGGACCAGAATCCGTTCTGGGACGCGTACAACTACAAGCCGCTGCTCGCCTCCGCCTACATCCAGGACCGGGCCGACTTCGAAGATCTGGTGGTGCGGGCCGGCGTACGGTTCGACTACTTGGATTCGAAGGCAGAGGTGCGCGCGTTCCCGGAGAGCCTCGGTTCGCGTGAGGTGATCGCCGATTCCATGCTGCCGGTGCCGGCCAAGTACCGGCTGGCCCCGCGGCTCGGTCTCTCCTACCCGATTACCGAGCGGGTCAAGTTCCGCTTCAGCTACGGCCACTTCTACAAGAACCCGGAGTTCATCGACCTTTACACCTACAACGACCGGACCGCGGCCGAGTTGCGCAGCCGCGGCAACGTCATCGTCGGTAACGCCGACATGGGCGCGGAGAAGACCATCGCCTACGAAATGGGATTCGACTCGCAGTTGTCGGACATTTTCGAGTTTGACGTGACCGCGTTCTACAAGGACGTGTTCGACCTTGCGGGTGTGCGCGTCGTCCACGCCCTGCCGCAGCCGTATTCCGAGTACTACAACGTCGAGTACGCGCGGATCCAGGGGTTCGAGGCGACCATGTCGAAGACCCTCAGCCAGTACTGGTCGAGTTCGATCGGCTACACCTACCAGGTTGCCAAGGGAACGGCCTCGACCGCCACTACTCAGTACCAGCGCACGACGCCGCTGCAGCTTGACTACTACCTCGATCAGGATATCCGCCACTCGCTCCATGCCGACCTGGCGTTCCTGTTCCCGTCCGACTTCAAGGTCGTGCCGATGCGGGACGTGGAGCTGTCGGGCGTCTTCAGCTACAACACGGGATCGCCGTATACGCCGACCGACCAGAAGGGCAATCAGATCGGACTGTCGAACTCCGCCCGGCTGCCGAGCAGCTACGACCTCGACGGCCGAATCGGCAAAGACTTCCGCGTCTTCGGCCTGGCGTTCTCGCTCACCTGCGACATCACGAACATACTGAACACCGAGATCATCACGAACGTGTTCTCCACGACCGGCAAGCCGGACTACACCGGCGCCATCATCACGCCCGAGCAGTTTAGCGCCTCCGGGTTCCTGTTCGGCGACTACTATTACCATCCGGCGCGCGACTACAACCACGACGGCTTTATCACTCAGAGCGAGCAGTACCTTTCCTACATGAAGGCCTACACCGACGCCAATACCCCGCCGACATACTACGGTCCGCCGCGCAAGATCAGGGTCGGTCTGAGCCTGTCGTTCTAA